A genomic region of Botrytis cinerea B05.10 chromosome 9, complete sequence contains the following coding sequences:
- the Bcdim1 gene encoding Bcdim1 codes for MPKAKTGKRNAAAAGTPYEKAAALTNSFKHNKDYGQHILKNPGVAEAIVKKANLKPTDTVLEVGPGTGNLTVRILESAKKVIAVEVDPRMAAEVTKRVQGKPEQKRLEVLLGDVIKTELPHFDVCISNTPYQISSPLVFKLLSLPNPPRCSVLMFQREFALRLTARPGDSLYCRLSVNAQFFAKITHIMKVGKNNFRPPPQVESSVVRIEPKTGKERPGVSWEEWDGMLRICFVRKNRTMRASWLGMKQVLAMCERNYRVYCSTNNIALDETPVEDEDEDMELDDAPIAEEGEEEWGGMDVEKGEETFDEEIPSFFQELKGTNKPKTKSKVPKTRVAELVREKIRKVLEDVTELADTRAGKCDENDFLRLLFAFNEEGLHFS; via the exons ATGCCTAAAGCAAAGACTGGCAAGCGCAATGCTGCCGCTGCCGGCACCCCTTACGAAAAGGCTGCTGCATTAACCAATTCATTCAAACACAATAAAGATTATGGACAACATATTCTTAAAAATCCTGGTGTCGCAGAAGCTATCGTAAAGAAGGCGAACCTCAAACCTACAGATACAGTCCTCGAAGTCGGTCCAGGTACAGGAAATTTGACTGTAAGAATTTTGGAAAGCGCAAAGAAAGTCATAGCTGTGGAAGTCGATCCTAGAATGGCTGCAGAAGTCACAAAGAGAGTACAGGGAAAGCCAGAACAGAAAAGATTGGAAGTTCTCCTGGGTGATGTGATTAAGACTGAACTGCCACATTTTGATGTGTGCATCAGTAATACTCCTTATCAG ATTTCATCACCACTTGTCTTCAAACTCCTCTCCCTGCCAAACCCACCTCGATGCAGTGTTCTCATGTTCCAGCGTGAGTTCGCTCTCCGTCTTACTGCACGCCCAGGTGATTCACTTTACTGCCGATTGTCTGTCAATGCGCAATTCTTCGCCAAAATCACACACATCATGAAGGTTGGCAAGAATAATTTCAGACCACCCCCACAAGTCGAGTCTTCTGTTGTTCGAATCGAGCCCAAAACAGGAAAGGAGCGTCCAGGAGTCAGTTGGGAAGAATGGGATGGCATGCTGAGAATATGCTTTGTTAGAAAGAACAGAACTATGAGGGCTAGCTGGCTCGGAATGAAGCAAGTACTTGCAATGTGCGAGAGAAATTATCGAGTTTATTGCTCAACGAACAATATTGCTCTTGACGAAACCCCAgtcgaagatgaagacgaggaCATGGAATTGGACGATGCCCCGATAGCcgaggagggagaagaagaatggggaGGAATGGATGTGGAGAAAGGCGAGGAGacttttgatgaagaaatacCATCCTTCTTTCAGGAATTGAAAGGAACCAATAAACCTAAAACCAAGAGCAAAGTTCCCAAAACTCGAGTAGCAGAGCTCGTCCGAGAGAAGATACGCAAGGTTCTAGAAGATGTAACTGAATTGGCAGACACGCGTGCCGGGAAATGTGATGAGAACGACTTTCTCAGATTGCTGTTTGCATTTAATGAAGAAGGATTACATTTTtcataa